A region of Subtercola boreus DNA encodes the following proteins:
- a CDS encoding M1 family metallopeptidase, with protein sequence MARPTSTALAAAGARSLGDPYLPTSGNGGYTVLHYDIDGDYRVASNRLSATTTITAVATQRLSSFSLDFAGLVASKVSVDGHRSAHLTQTARKLVVTPVTALNKGAEFTVVVKYSGLPKPVRSQWGDVGWEELTDGVIVAGQPSGAPSWFPCNDHPSNKATYTIAFSVESGYRVLCNGELVKKTQRASRTRWEFHSAEPLATYLATVQIGLYETMHVSQDGVPQYVLLPEDLRPNALADFEAQGRMMALFERMFGEYPFDDYTVVVTDDDLEIPLEAQGLAIFGRNHIDGVGGSERLIAHELSHQWFGNSLTVGRWKDIWLHEGFACYAEWLWSEESGGMSADECATSTWARLNRLPKDLMIGDPGAARMFDDRLYKRGALTLHALRRTLGDDIFFRVLREWVATHRHGTVSTPEFVALVQSHSPSPVGALFAAWLDQHTLPKLPRRAPR encoded by the coding sequence ATGGCGCGGCCCACCTCGACGGCACTCGCAGCGGCGGGCGCCCGCTCGCTCGGCGATCCGTACCTGCCGACCAGCGGCAACGGCGGCTACACCGTGCTGCACTACGACATCGACGGCGACTACCGCGTCGCGTCGAACCGGCTGAGCGCCACCACCACGATCACCGCCGTCGCGACCCAGCGCCTGTCGAGCTTCAGCCTCGACTTCGCGGGTCTCGTCGCGAGCAAGGTCAGCGTCGACGGGCACCGCTCCGCGCACCTCACGCAGACCGCGCGGAAACTCGTCGTCACCCCCGTCACGGCTCTGAACAAGGGCGCGGAGTTCACTGTCGTCGTCAAATACAGCGGCCTGCCGAAACCGGTGCGGAGCCAGTGGGGCGACGTCGGCTGGGAGGAGCTCACCGACGGCGTGATCGTGGCCGGCCAGCCGAGCGGGGCCCCGTCGTGGTTCCCCTGCAACGATCATCCGTCGAACAAGGCGACCTACACGATCGCGTTCTCCGTCGAATCGGGGTACCGCGTGCTCTGCAACGGCGAGCTGGTCAAGAAGACGCAGCGGGCGTCGCGCACACGCTGGGAGTTCCATTCGGCAGAACCTCTCGCCACCTACCTGGCGACCGTGCAGATCGGGCTCTACGAGACCATGCACGTGTCGCAGGACGGCGTGCCGCAGTACGTGCTGCTGCCCGAAGACCTGCGGCCGAACGCGCTGGCCGACTTCGAGGCGCAGGGCCGCATGATGGCCCTCTTCGAGCGGATGTTCGGGGAGTACCCGTTCGACGACTACACCGTCGTGGTCACCGACGACGACCTCGAGATCCCGCTGGAGGCGCAGGGCCTCGCCATCTTCGGACGCAACCACATCGACGGAGTCGGCGGCTCGGAGCGGCTCATCGCCCACGAACTCTCGCACCAGTGGTTCGGCAACTCCCTGACGGTCGGGCGCTGGAAGGACATCTGGCTGCACGAGGGTTTCGCCTGCTACGCCGAGTGGCTCTGGTCGGAGGAGTCCGGCGGGATGAGCGCCGACGAGTGCGCCACCTCGACCTGGGCGCGGCTCAACCGGCTGCCGAAGGACCTGATGATCGGCGACCCCGGCGCCGCGCGCATGTTCGACGACCGGCTCTACAAACGGGGCGCGCTGACGCTGCACGCGCTCCGTCGCACGCTCGGCGACGACATCTTCTTCCGCGTGCTCCGTGAGTGGGTGGCGACGCACCGGCACGGCACCGTGTCGACGCCCGAGTTCGTCGCCCTCGTGCAATCGCACTCGCCGTCCCCCGTCGGCGCCCTCTTCGCCGCCTGGCTCGACCAGCACACCCTCCCGAAGCTCCCCCGCCGCGCCCCCCGCTGA
- a CDS encoding OsmC family protein — translation MTEHRYTVSVEWLGNRGTGTSGYRDYSRQGVIRAAGKVELPSSADHPFRGDRDRWNPEELLLAALAECHMLSYLHVAVMHGVVVTGYEDEATATMVQEGQGGHFTSATLHPVVTLADPSQAELANSIHAEASGYCFIAQSVNFPVLHEPRAQ, via the coding sequence GTGACTGAGCATCGCTACACAGTGAGTGTCGAATGGCTGGGCAATCGCGGAACCGGCACGAGCGGGTACCGCGACTACTCCCGGCAGGGCGTCATCCGCGCCGCCGGGAAGGTCGAGCTGCCATCGTCGGCCGACCACCCGTTCCGTGGTGACCGCGACCGCTGGAACCCGGAGGAACTGCTGCTCGCCGCCCTCGCCGAGTGCCACATGCTCTCCTATCTGCATGTGGCCGTGATGCACGGCGTGGTCGTCACCGGGTACGAAGACGAAGCGACGGCGACGATGGTGCAGGAAGGCCAGGGCGGCCACTTCACGTCGGCCACGCTGCATCCGGTGGTCACCCTCGCCGACCCGTCCCAGGCGGAGCTTGCGAACAGCATCCACGCCGAGGCCAGCGGCTATTGCTTCATCGCGCAGTCGGTGAACTTCCCGGTACTGCACGAGCCGCGGGCCCAGTGA
- a CDS encoding asparaginase translates to MSGAAGAAAGGTPALGTPAAASAIGTFAASDAVELAVVERSGFVESRHIGSAVVLSPGGDVLSTLGDPSAPIIPRSCLKPFQALAVLRSLEGSGVSLDAVQTVLATASHAATTEHVAVVQSILDLAGLAPDALQCPRDWPGSSAARDALVRAGLDRSPLYMNCSGKHAAMLLACVVNDWPLDTYLEPSHPLQQRILATIEELTGETVAASAVDGCGAPVYAVSLVGLARGIGRITSALPLAPLLSPVDAADAPVDVFVSAASQPGAADGDAVEHTVALGLDRLVSAEAATLTASVLANGWAIDGPGRANTLCIDELAVFSKLGAEGVMVMSTTAASPAPGAADAAGQSAPRPTGDDEPIHHRDTAGTTVALKMLDGNLRAATLVGLTLLVRAGALTQSSVDGILPRLDLTVYGGTAPVGAIRLADTLI, encoded by the coding sequence GTGAGCGGAGCCGCGGGCGCTGCTGCCGGCGGCACCCCTGCCCTCGGCACCCCGGCCGCGGCATCCGCCATCGGCACCTTCGCTGCCTCCGATGCCGTCGAACTCGCCGTCGTCGAGCGCAGCGGCTTCGTCGAGTCGCGCCACATCGGATCGGCCGTCGTGCTCTCCCCCGGCGGTGACGTGCTCAGCACCCTCGGAGACCCCTCGGCCCCGATCATCCCGCGCTCCTGCCTGAAACCGTTCCAGGCGCTGGCGGTCCTCCGCTCGTTGGAGGGCTCGGGGGTGTCGCTCGATGCCGTGCAGACCGTGCTGGCCACGGCCAGCCATGCGGCGACCACGGAACACGTGGCCGTCGTGCAGAGCATCCTCGACCTCGCGGGTCTTGCTCCGGATGCCCTGCAGTGCCCGCGCGACTGGCCCGGTTCCTCAGCGGCGCGTGACGCGCTCGTGCGCGCCGGTCTCGACCGGTCGCCGCTCTACATGAACTGCTCGGGCAAGCACGCCGCGATGCTGCTCGCGTGCGTCGTCAACGACTGGCCCCTGGACACGTATCTCGAACCGTCGCATCCTCTGCAGCAGCGCATCCTCGCCACCATCGAGGAGTTGACCGGCGAGACCGTCGCAGCCTCCGCCGTCGACGGCTGCGGAGCCCCCGTGTACGCGGTCTCGCTCGTGGGTCTCGCCCGCGGCATCGGCCGCATCACCTCGGCGCTCCCCCTCGCTCCGCTGCTCAGTCCGGTCGACGCCGCCGACGCCCCTGTCGACGTCTTCGTGTCGGCCGCGTCGCAACCCGGCGCGGCCGACGGCGACGCGGTGGAACACACCGTCGCCCTCGGTCTCGACCGCCTCGTCTCGGCCGAGGCTGCCACGCTCACGGCCTCCGTGCTCGCGAACGGCTGGGCCATCGACGGCCCGGGCCGCGCCAACACCCTCTGCATCGACGAGCTCGCGGTCTTCTCGAAGCTCGGAGCCGAGGGCGTCATGGTGATGTCGACCACGGCGGCCTCCCCCGCCCCCGGTGCGGCTGACGCCGCCGGCCAGTCCGCGCCCCGCCCCACGGGCGACGACGAGCCGATTCACCACCGTGACACCGCGGGCACCACAGTCGCGCTCAAGATGCTCGACGGCAACCTGCGGGCCGCCACCCTCGTCGGCCTCACCCTCCTCGTGCGCGCCGGCGCCCTCACGCAGTCCTCCGTCGACGGCATCCTCCCCCGTCTCGACCTCACCGTCTACGGCGGAACCGCCCCCGTCGGCGCCATCCGCCTCGCTGACACCCTCATCTGA
- a CDS encoding ABC transporter permease: MRVRGLGLPIYTALALLFLLIPIAYTFVFSFNNSGKLNIAWQGFTLDKWTNVCAAQGVCEAFANSILVGVVATVLATALGTAIAIALVRYRFRARSAISLLLFLPMATPEVVLGAGLAAQFLSLGVNKGLVTIIIAHTMFCISFVVVTVKARVASLDPALEEAGRDLYGSAVAVFWRITFPLLLPGIAAAALLSFALSFDDFIITNFNSGAVDTFPKFIYIAAARGIPAEANVVASAVFILAIVIVVVAQVTRAARAARLARLRG; the protein is encoded by the coding sequence ATCCGGGTCCGCGGGCTCGGGTTGCCCATCTACACGGCGCTGGCGCTTCTCTTCCTGCTGATCCCGATCGCGTACACGTTCGTCTTCTCGTTCAACAACTCGGGCAAACTCAACATCGCCTGGCAGGGATTCACGCTCGACAAGTGGACGAACGTCTGCGCGGCCCAGGGGGTCTGCGAGGCATTCGCGAACAGCATCCTCGTCGGTGTCGTTGCGACGGTCCTGGCGACGGCGCTCGGCACGGCCATCGCGATCGCGTTGGTGAGGTACCGGTTCCGGGCGCGGTCGGCGATCTCGTTGCTGCTGTTCCTGCCGATGGCGACGCCCGAAGTCGTGCTGGGGGCGGGGCTTGCGGCACAGTTCCTGTCGCTCGGGGTCAACAAGGGGCTCGTGACGATCATCATCGCGCACACGATGTTCTGCATCAGCTTCGTCGTGGTGACGGTGAAGGCGCGTGTCGCGTCGCTCGACCCGGCGCTCGAAGAGGCCGGGCGTGACCTCTACGGGTCGGCGGTCGCGGTGTTCTGGCGGATCACGTTCCCCCTGCTGCTGCCCGGGATCGCGGCGGCCGCGCTGCTGTCGTTCGCGTTGAGCTTCGATGACTTCATCATCACGAACTTCAACTCGGGTGCCGTCGACACGTTCCCGAAGTTCATCTACATCGCCGCTGCGCGGGGGATCCCGGCGGAGGCGAACGTGGTGGCGTCAGCCGTGTTCATCCTGGCCATCGTGATCGTGGTGGTCGCGCAGGTGACGCGCGCTGCGCGCGCGGCACGCCTCGCGCGCCTCCGCGGCTGA
- the gabT gene encoding 4-aminobutyrate--2-oxoglutarate transaminase, which translates to MTDTLGTSAFTIPQERKIVTAIPGPKSNALHERRLAVVPVGVSSVLPVYIAKANGAILVDVDGNQFIDLGAGIGVTTVGHTQGGVVAAATEQLNDVTHTLFTVTPYEEYVRVAELLAEHTPGDFPKKTMLANSGAEAVENAVKIARKYTRRVGVAVLEHAYHGRTNLTMAMNFKAAPYSTGFGPFAGDVYRAPNSYPYHDGLTGAEAAARTISYLEKTVGAYDLACLVVEPIQGEGGFVLPADGFLPALQQWCTDNGIVFVADEIQSGMARTGKYFASEHFGLTPDLVTSAKGIAGGLPLAAVTGRSEIMDAALPGGLGGTFGGNPVAAAAAVAVFSEIERLGLLAEATRVEQTLSNGLLDLQKKYDIIGDVRGVGAMIAIELVQPGTGATTKEPNGAAVTALAAYAAAHGVLILTAGTYGNVLRFLPSLTISDALLEDALSVLDDGFAALAAGELA; encoded by the coding sequence ATGACTGACACCCTCGGCACCTCCGCGTTCACCATCCCCCAGGAGCGGAAGATCGTCACCGCGATCCCCGGCCCCAAATCGAACGCCCTGCACGAGCGACGCCTCGCCGTGGTGCCGGTGGGCGTGTCATCCGTTCTGCCCGTGTACATCGCGAAGGCGAACGGCGCGATCCTGGTGGATGTCGACGGCAACCAGTTCATCGACCTCGGCGCCGGCATCGGCGTCACCACGGTCGGCCACACCCAGGGCGGCGTCGTCGCAGCAGCGACCGAGCAGCTGAACGATGTCACCCACACCCTCTTCACCGTCACGCCCTACGAGGAGTACGTGCGGGTCGCCGAACTGCTCGCAGAGCACACACCGGGCGACTTCCCGAAGAAGACGATGCTCGCGAACTCGGGCGCCGAGGCCGTCGAGAACGCGGTCAAGATCGCGCGCAAGTACACCCGCCGCGTGGGCGTCGCCGTGCTCGAGCACGCCTACCACGGCCGCACCAACCTCACCATGGCGATGAACTTCAAGGCGGCGCCGTACTCGACCGGCTTCGGCCCGTTCGCCGGCGACGTGTACCGCGCCCCGAACTCGTACCCGTACCACGACGGCCTCACGGGTGCCGAGGCCGCGGCCCGCACCATCTCCTACCTCGAGAAGACGGTCGGCGCGTACGACCTCGCCTGCCTCGTCGTCGAGCCGATCCAGGGCGAGGGCGGCTTCGTGCTGCCGGCCGATGGCTTCCTGCCCGCCCTCCAGCAGTGGTGCACCGACAACGGCATCGTCTTCGTCGCGGACGAGATCCAGAGCGGCATGGCCCGCACAGGCAAGTACTTCGCGAGCGAGCACTTCGGCCTCACTCCCGACCTGGTCACGTCGGCCAAGGGCATCGCCGGCGGCCTGCCGCTCGCGGCCGTCACCGGGCGGTCCGAGATCATGGATGCCGCCCTGCCGGGCGGTCTCGGCGGCACCTTCGGGGGCAACCCCGTCGCCGCCGCCGCAGCGGTCGCGGTGTTCAGTGAGATCGAACGCCTCGGACTCCTCGCCGAAGCGACCCGCGTGGAGCAGACCCTCTCCAACGGCCTGCTCGACCTGCAGAAGAAGTACGACATCATCGGCGACGTGCGCGGAGTCGGTGCGATGATCGCGATCGAACTCGTGCAGCCCGGCACCGGAGCGACGACCAAGGAGCCGAACGGTGCCGCGGTCACCGCCCTGGCCGCATACGCTGCAGCGCACGGCGTGCTCATCCTCACCGCCGGTACCTACGGCAACGTGCTGCGCTTCCTCCCCAGCCTGACGATCAGCGATGCCCTGCTCGAAGACGCGCTCAGCGTGCTCGACGACGGTTTCGCCGCGCTGGCTGCGGGAGAGCTGGCGTGA
- a CDS encoding ABC transporter substrate-binding protein: protein MPLERPQDPMLIQAIRHSQAMQRARQLNLTRRGFLGAMGLGAGALALAACAPVTATQKALAPAADLSATQKTLIWDNWPGYMDEDDAGANPTLDAFRTQSGIDVTYNVAVDDNNTYYAKVKDQLALGQDIGADTVCLTDWMVSRLVRLGYIQDLDHANMPNLANMNASFANPDFDPGRAKSVPWQGGFAGICWNTEKVPNGLKSIDDLWSADLKGRVGVLSEMRDTIGLIMLNQGTDITGDWADDKFTNAMDVFTKQVSDGQIRNIKGNQYLNDLQSEDTYAAICWSGDITSLNATAGDKWQFAIPDSGGTLWNDTFVVPMGSAHKANAESIMNYYYEPEVAATLAAWVNYISPVDGAKEAMDAIDPELATNQLIFPDADTLSTVHVFRTLSAQEENDFGAQFQKVLLGS, encoded by the coding sequence ATGCCGCTAGAACGCCCGCAGGACCCGATGCTCATCCAGGCCATCCGCCACTCGCAGGCGATGCAGCGTGCACGGCAGCTGAACCTCACCCGACGGGGATTCCTCGGCGCGATGGGTCTCGGTGCCGGGGCGCTCGCCCTCGCTGCGTGTGCACCAGTGACGGCCACCCAGAAGGCGCTGGCGCCGGCTGCCGACCTGTCTGCCACCCAGAAGACGCTGATCTGGGACAACTGGCCGGGCTACATGGACGAAGACGATGCAGGTGCCAATCCCACGTTGGACGCCTTCCGTACCCAGAGCGGCATCGACGTGACCTACAACGTCGCCGTCGACGACAACAACACGTACTACGCGAAGGTGAAGGACCAGCTCGCCCTCGGCCAGGACATCGGTGCCGACACCGTGTGCCTCACCGACTGGATGGTATCCCGCCTGGTGCGCCTGGGCTACATCCAGGATCTCGACCACGCCAACATGCCGAACCTCGCCAACATGAACGCGTCGTTCGCGAACCCCGACTTCGATCCGGGACGTGCGAAGAGCGTGCCCTGGCAGGGCGGTTTCGCGGGAATCTGCTGGAACACCGAGAAGGTGCCGAACGGTCTGAAATCGATCGACGACCTGTGGAGCGCCGACCTCAAGGGCCGCGTCGGGGTGCTCAGCGAGATGCGCGACACCATCGGCCTGATCATGCTGAACCAGGGCACCGACATCACGGGCGACTGGGCCGACGACAAGTTCACGAACGCGATGGATGTCTTCACCAAGCAGGTCTCGGATGGCCAGATCCGCAACATCAAGGGCAACCAGTACCTGAACGACTTGCAGAGCGAGGACACCTACGCCGCCATCTGCTGGTCGGGCGACATCACCTCGCTGAACGCCACCGCCGGCGACAAATGGCAGTTCGCCATCCCGGACTCCGGCGGAACGCTCTGGAACGACACCTTCGTGGTGCCGATGGGGTCGGCCCACAAGGCGAACGCCGAGTCGATCATGAACTACTACTACGAGCCCGAGGTTGCCGCGACCCTGGCGGCGTGGGTGAACTACATCAGCCCGGTCGACGGCGCGAAAGAGGCGATGGACGCGATCGATCCCGAACTCGCGACCAACCAGTTGATCTTCCCGGACGCCGACACCCTGTCGACGGTGCACGTCTTCCGCACGCTGAGCGCGCAGGAGGAGAACGACTTCGGGGCGCAGTTCCAGAAAGTGCTGCTGGGCAGCTGA
- a CDS encoding DUF6745 domain-containing protein has translation MDLAYSGYYTQFWTAWVESIEVLGVEAPGEWRGLAELGRTAHWFWAFEEFAVMVERPVLLRVDSRGLIVEKGRPTIAYGDGWSL, from the coding sequence ATGGATCTGGCCTACAGCGGCTACTACACGCAGTTCTGGACCGCCTGGGTCGAGTCGATCGAGGTGCTCGGCGTGGAGGCGCCCGGAGAGTGGCGGGGTCTCGCCGAGCTCGGGAGGACGGCACACTGGTTCTGGGCGTTCGAGGAGTTCGCCGTGATGGTCGAGCGTCCGGTCCTGCTCCGCGTCGACAGCCGCGGGCTCATCGTCGAGAAGGGTCGCCCCACGATTGCCTACGGCGACGGATGGAGCTTGTGA
- a CDS encoding ABC transporter permease, protein MAFSAFASAPAAAEPVVRRRSWIALVLLLPGILYLLLFFITPLISLVFTSFQQPVIDGDIGQYSAGFQWQNYTDSVMQYLPLILRAFGYALLATVLALVISYPLAYFIGVKVRGYPLVQSLLLTLVIAPFFISFLLRTLAWKQIMSDEGPIVVALKALSIFPNDGHITGTPFAVIFGLTYNFIPFMTLPLYATLERLDVRYIEAGNDLYASPFTTFRKITVPLSLPGIVSGTLLTFIPAAGDYINASGDFLGSSQTSMVGNAIESNFLVTQNYPVAAALSIVLMAVILIIVGFYVRRAGTEDLI, encoded by the coding sequence GTGGCGTTCAGTGCGTTCGCCTCCGCCCCCGCTGCGGCAGAGCCGGTCGTTCGCCGCCGCAGCTGGATCGCCCTGGTGCTGCTGCTGCCGGGCATCCTGTACCTCCTGCTCTTCTTCATCACGCCGCTGATCTCGCTCGTGTTCACGTCGTTCCAGCAGCCGGTGATCGACGGGGACATCGGGCAGTACAGCGCCGGCTTCCAGTGGCAGAACTACACCGACAGTGTGATGCAGTACCTGCCGCTCATCCTGCGGGCCTTCGGGTATGCGCTGCTGGCGACCGTGCTCGCGCTGGTGATCAGCTATCCGCTCGCGTACTTCATCGGGGTGAAGGTGCGCGGGTATCCGCTGGTGCAGAGCCTGCTTCTGACGCTCGTGATCGCGCCGTTCTTCATCAGCTTCCTGCTGCGCACGCTCGCGTGGAAGCAGATCATGAGCGACGAGGGGCCCATCGTCGTGGCTCTGAAGGCGTTGTCGATCTTCCCCAATGACGGGCACATCACGGGCACGCCGTTCGCCGTGATCTTCGGGTTGACCTACAACTTCATCCCGTTCATGACGCTGCCGCTGTACGCGACACTCGAACGGTTGGATGTGCGCTACATCGAGGCGGGCAACGATCTGTACGCCTCGCCGTTCACGACCTTCCGGAAGATCACCGTGCCGCTGTCGCTGCCCGGGATCGTCTCCGGGACACTGCTCACGTTCATCCCGGCGGCGGGCGACTACATCAACGCGTCCGGCGACTTCCTGGGGTCGTCGCAGACGTCGATGGTGGGAAATGCGATCGAGTCAAACTTCCTGGTGACGCAGAACTATCCGGTGGCGGCGGCGCTGTCGATCGTGCTGATGGCGGTCATCCTGATCATCGTGGGGTTCTATGTGCGGCGGGCCGGAACGGAGGACCTGATATGA
- a CDS encoding DHA2 family efflux MFS transporter permease subunit — translation MTRYQRVVLVVAILASFISFLDGTVINVALPAITRELGGGLAGQQWVVDAYLISLTAVILLAGSLSDAFGRRRVIFWGLIGFGAASVLCAVSPTDEFLIVSRGIQGIAGALLVPSSLAIIISNFDGPKRAKAIGQWTAWTSTAFLAGPLLGGVLVDLLSWRLVFAINVIPIAVTLLMLRKIQVEPPRPVKPVIDYRGAVLGILGIGLPVFALIEQGRLGWSNPVVWGALVVGVLAFALFIVNERRVPQPMLPLSLFRVRNFWVGNVATTFVYAAISLGSFLLTLFLQQVAGYSATQAGLASLPSTIISIALSSLFGTLAGKYGSRLFMAVGPLIAAVGWVLLSQVTASADYVTQVFPGTVVFALGMTVTVAPLTAAILGAIDPERAGIASAVNNAVSRVAGLVATAAAALIVGEALTVDGFSRGVLTTAALLVVGGLVSAVGIQNARRPAPAAAAP, via the coding sequence GTGACGCGGTACCAGCGCGTCGTTCTCGTGGTGGCGATCCTCGCCTCCTTCATCTCGTTCCTCGACGGAACCGTCATCAACGTCGCGCTCCCGGCGATCACGAGAGAACTCGGCGGGGGGCTCGCCGGGCAGCAGTGGGTGGTCGACGCCTACCTCATCTCGCTCACAGCCGTCATTCTGCTCGCCGGTTCACTCAGTGATGCGTTCGGGCGCCGCCGGGTCATCTTCTGGGGGCTGATCGGGTTCGGGGCGGCATCCGTTCTCTGTGCGGTGTCGCCGACGGACGAGTTCCTGATCGTGAGCCGCGGCATCCAGGGCATCGCCGGTGCGCTGCTCGTGCCGAGTTCGTTGGCCATCATCATCTCGAACTTCGACGGGCCGAAGCGGGCGAAGGCGATCGGCCAGTGGACGGCGTGGACGAGCACCGCCTTCCTCGCCGGCCCGCTGCTCGGCGGAGTGCTCGTCGATCTGCTCTCCTGGCGGCTGGTGTTCGCGATCAACGTGATCCCGATCGCGGTGACGCTGCTGATGCTGCGGAAGATCCAGGTCGAACCGCCTCGCCCCGTCAAACCGGTCATCGACTACCGCGGGGCGGTGCTCGGGATCCTCGGCATCGGGCTGCCGGTGTTCGCGCTGATCGAGCAGGGGCGGCTCGGTTGGTCGAACCCGGTCGTCTGGGGTGCGCTGGTGGTGGGGGTGCTGGCGTTCGCGCTCTTCATCGTGAACGAGCGGCGGGTGCCGCAGCCGATGCTGCCGCTCAGCCTGTTCCGGGTGCGGAACTTCTGGGTCGGCAACGTGGCGACCACCTTCGTCTACGCGGCGATCTCGTTGGGGTCGTTCCTGCTGACGCTCTTTCTGCAGCAGGTCGCGGGGTATTCGGCGACCCAGGCGGGGCTCGCGTCGCTGCCGTCGACGATCATCAGCATCGCTCTGTCCTCGCTGTTCGGAACCCTGGCCGGCAAGTACGGGTCGCGCCTGTTCATGGCGGTCGGGCCGCTGATCGCGGCGGTGGGCTGGGTGCTGCTGTCGCAGGTCACGGCGTCGGCCGACTACGTCACGCAGGTGTTCCCCGGCACGGTGGTCTTCGCCCTCGGGATGACCGTGACCGTCGCGCCTCTCACCGCCGCCATCCTCGGGGCGATCGACCCCGAGCGCGCCGGTATCGCCTCGGCCGTGAACAACGCGGTCTCGCGGGTCGCGGGGCTGGTCGCGACCGCGGCAGCGGCACTCATCGTGGGGGAGGCTCTCACGGTCGACGGATTCTCGCGCGGTGTGCTCACGACGGCGGCGCTGCTCGTCGTCGGCGGCCTCGTGTCGGCCGTCGGCATCCAGAATGCTCGCCGCCCCGCCCCGGCGGCTGCCGCCCCCTGA
- a CDS encoding ABC transporter ATP-binding protein → MAAGTFAEKGADLELVGITKTFPGFTAIRSLDLFIPAGSFFALLGPSGCGKTTTLRLVAGLEEPTAGRIVIGGKDVTSTKSFQRPVNTVFQSYALFPHMSVLENVAFGLRRRGIASPLDKAHEALRLVELDHLAARRPAQLSGGQQQRVALARAVVNRPALLLLDEPLGALDLKLRRQMQLELKDIQTEVGLTFLHVTHDQEEAMTMADTIAVMNRGEIEQMGAPEELYELPRTAFVANFLGQSNLFTGEVVSSTPDALTVAVAGQQLVIPSARAPRRTGAVTVGVRPEKLLLLTAPPAAPSSGQNVLGPGRVIDVSFSGVSTQYTIAVPGIGDVIVFAQNMVFGPVVHVGAEVWVSWNVEHGFGLEDSPTEAAAGAADAAAAAGADGDVATSALTTVKA, encoded by the coding sequence ATGGCCGCTGGAACGTTCGCCGAGAAGGGCGCCGACCTCGAACTCGTCGGTATCACCAAGACATTCCCGGGTTTCACCGCGATCCGGTCGCTGGATCTGTTCATCCCCGCCGGGTCGTTCTTCGCCCTTCTGGGGCCCTCGGGCTGCGGCAAGACGACGACCCTGCGGCTCGTTGCGGGGCTCGAGGAACCGACCGCCGGCCGCATCGTGATCGGCGGCAAGGATGTGACCTCCACGAAGTCGTTCCAGCGGCCGGTGAACACGGTGTTCCAGTCGTACGCGCTGTTCCCGCACATGAGTGTGCTCGAGAACGTCGCGTTCGGGCTCCGGCGGCGCGGCATCGCGTCGCCGCTCGACAAGGCGCACGAGGCCCTGCGGCTGGTCGAGCTCGACCACCTGGCCGCGCGGCGGCCCGCTCAGCTCTCCGGCGGGCAGCAGCAGCGCGTCGCGCTCGCCCGCGCCGTGGTCAACCGGCCGGCGCTCCTGCTGCTCGACGAGCCGCTCGGCGCGCTCGACCTGAAGCTCCGCCGGCAGATGCAGCTCGAACTGAAGGACATCCAGACCGAAGTGGGTCTGACCTTCCTGCACGTCACGCACGACCAGGAGGAGGCCATGACCATGGCCGACACGATCGCGGTGATGAATCGGGGCGAGATCGAGCAGATGGGCGCGCCCGAGGAGCTCTACGAGCTGCCGCGCACGGCGTTCGTCGCGAACTTCCTGGGGCAGTCGAACCTGTTCACCGGCGAGGTCGTCTCGTCGACTCCGGATGCCCTGACCGTCGCCGTGGCCGGGCAGCAGTTGGTCATCCCTTCGGCCCGCGCACCGCGCCGCACGGGTGCGGTCACGGTGGGGGTCCGGCCCGAGAAGCTCCTGCTGCTGACGGCTCCGCCTGCTGCACCGTCGTCGGGGCAGAACGTGCTCGGGCCGGGGCGCGTGATCGACGTCTCGTTCAGCGGGGTGAGCACGCAGTACACGATTGCCGTGCCCGGGATCGGTGACGTGATCGTGTTCGCGCAGAACATGGTCTTCGGGCCCGTCGTGCACGTCGGCGCGGAGGTGTGGGTGAGCTGGAACGTCGAGCACGGCTTCGGGCTCGAGGACTCGCCGACGGAGGCGGCCGCCGGGGCTGCGGATGCCGCGGCCGCCGCGGGTGCCGATGGCGACGTCGCCACCTCCGCCCTGACGACGGTGAAGGCCTGA